A genomic region of Chlamydiota bacterium contains the following coding sequences:
- a CDS encoding DUF84 family protein yields the protein MIVRVGSMNRVKRAAVEEACRELFGEATVLCCAAPSGVAATPRTDEEMIAGAVARARRAFEDGGADLGIGLEGGVMPSPHGPLLKGWVAVHDGERDHVGATPAVPFPAHLLERVGEKGELAHVMDAVSGRENVRENEGAFGILTGDRITRKESFKLALLCALAPIVNRGLYEEGPSGA from the coding sequence ATGATCGTCCGCGTCGGCTCCATGAACCGCGTGAAGCGCGCCGCCGTCGAGGAGGCCTGCCGCGAGCTGTTCGGGGAGGCGACCGTCCTCTGCTGCGCCGCCCCGTCGGGCGTCGCGGCCACGCCGCGCACGGACGAAGAGATGATCGCGGGCGCCGTCGCCCGGGCGCGCCGGGCGTTCGAGGACGGCGGGGCGGACCTGGGCATCGGCCTCGAGGGCGGCGTCATGCCGTCCCCGCACGGCCCGCTCCTCAAGGGGTGGGTCGCGGTGCACGACGGGGAGCGGGACCATGTCGGCGCGACGCCCGCCGTCCCGTTCCCCGCGCACCTCCTGGAGCGGGTGGGGGAGAAGGGGGAGCTCGCGCACGTGATGGACGCGGTGAGCGGGCGTGAGAACGTGCGCGAGAACGAGGGGGCGTTCGGCATCCTCACGGGGGACCGGATCACGCGGAAGGAGAGCTTCAAGCTGGCGCTCCTCTGCGCCCTCGCCCCGATCGTGAACCGGGGGCTGTACGAAGAGGGACCCTCGGGGGCTTGA